The sequence TTAGCATTAGCATTTTGAATTCAGCAGACAGCACGGATGGACACGCGCACATCATGAACCTGTATGCCGGACCATGCGGGACAGAAGTTTTCATTTCCGCAGATGCATTATCCAATCCTTTGGATAGTATACTTCAGATCGACACCAATATTTTCATTCCCGGCAATATGTATTTGGTGCAGGTGTTGTCAAATGTTCCGGGTTGTGGGTTAGGATGTGGGGTGGGAAGCCCCGACTATAAAATATGCGTAGGGATTCCAGAACCGGAAGTGACTTGCATTCTGCAGCTTTCATGTCCGGCGGTAATCTGTGCCGGGTCCGTTGTCACATATGACGCGTGTCCTTCTAATAATTGTTTCACACTTTACTATTGGCAAATTCTTGATCCGAATAATAACCTAATTACCATTCCTTTAGGTTCGTGCACACAAACTGTAGCCTACAATCAGTGTGGAACTTATTATGCCACTGTATGTGAAGTAGATGCAAATACTTTGCTTCCCAATTTTCTCAATTGTCAAGCCTGCACAGTTCAGGTTTATGATGTGCCTCTGCCAACTGTGCAGGTGGTTTCAACGCCAACATGTCCAAGTTCTCAGGCATGTTTCCAGTATTCCTTTGATGCCTGTACCAACACCTCAGGGGCAAGCATTATTCTGGACTTTGGAGATGGGAATCAATTGATTAATTCTCCTAGCCCTATTCCTAACCCTGCTTGCCATGTCTACAACTGTCCAGGTACGTATACCGTGACACTTTCTATTTCGGCTACTCTTTGCGGGGATGGTACTGCTACGACAACCATTTCGATACCAACTCCACAGGCAGCATTTATTTCGAGTTCCGTTTGCGTCGGTCAAGTAGCTACATTTATTGATCAGAGCACTTGTCCTCAAGACATTGTTTCCTGGAATTGGGATTTTGGAGATAATTCTACCGGAACCGGATCTTCGCCATCTCATACGTACATCACTTCAGGAATCTACCAGGTCACTTTGACGATTACAGATATTTGTGGAAATACCAGCACCTTTTCTTCTGCTATTACAGTTAATTCTTTGCCTCAGGCCCCGACGATCACAGGTCCGAACAACACCTGTGATGTTGGTGTCCCACTCAATTATTCAATATCAAACCCAATACCGGGTTATCAGTATTCCTGGTCTCTTTTAATTCCTGCAGGTGGAACATTCCCGATTGGAAATACAGGTACCTCAGTAGATATTATCTGGCTGAGTGCGACAGTTGGGAATACAATAGTTGTCACTACAACTGACCCTTCCACGGGATGTAGTGATACAACTCATTATTTGATTTTCAGTTGTTGTGATCCTAACCAAACAGTTTTTAGCATATGTGTAAATAACTCCCCTGCACTTACTTTTGCATATTTCATCACCAATATTAACAACACGGTGAGTGCTCAGAATATGTCTCCTTTTGTTGCCGGCGTGAATATCAGGATAAACGGAACGCTGATCGTAAACCAGAACACAACAATCACAAATTGTCATTTTTACATGGGACCCGGGGCAAAAGTCATTATTAATCCCGGGATTACCCTTGTATTAAACGATTGCGAATTTGAGGCCGGTTGCTGTTATATGTGGGATTATATTTTTATACCAGATGCAACGGCCAAATTAGTAGTTCTTGGATCCTGGATCGAAGATGCGGGCAGAGCGGTGGTTTCAGATCAGGGTGGCGTTTTTGATATTTCGGGAACTACGTTCAATAAAAACAACAAGGCCATAGATGTATTCAACCATCCGAACCTGCCGCATTCCGGAAAAGTTGTAAAATCCGTTTTCAGCTGTGTTCCTGGAACCAATCCGTTTGTACTTAGTCCGGGTAATACAATGCTTGCACCACTGAACGGTTTAAGATCGGAGGTTGGTATTGAATTGAATCGTGTATTTATGATTACCCTGGGTGACGGGTCCTCCATTTCACTTCAGAATAGATTCAATACCTTAGACTTTGGGATCAGGGCCTACCGTAGTGGCTTAAATACATTTAATAATCGCTTTACAAACATCACACAACCCGGACCTCCATCTCAGGGGTTATGTAAGCTGGGTACCGCC is a genomic window of Bacteroidia bacterium containing:
- a CDS encoding PKD domain-containing protein, with amino-acid sequence FSSLYSKANTAPSCSGGFILGNAPVCKDSVWSSSGEQWFSFIADSSSLSISILNSADSTDGHAHIMNLYAGPCGTEVFISADALSNPLDSILQIDTNIFIPGNMYLVQVLSNVPGCGLGCGVGSPDYKICVGIPEPEVTCILQLSCPAVICAGSVVTYDACPSNNCFTLYYWQILDPNNNLITIPLGSCTQTVAYNQCGTYYATVCEVDANTLLPNFLNCQACTVQVYDVPLPTVQVVSTPTCPSSQACFQYSFDACTNTSGASIILDFGDGNQLINSPSPIPNPACHVYNCPGTYTVTLSISATLCGDGTATTTISIPTPQAAFISSSVCVGQVATFIDQSTCPQDIVSWNWDFGDNSTGTGSSPSHTYITSGIYQVTLTITDICGNTSTFSSAITVNSLPQAPTITGPNNTCDVGVPLNYSISNPIPGYQYSWSLLIPAGGTFPIGNTGTSVDIIWLSATVGNTIVVTTTDPSTGCSDTTHYLIFSCCDPNQTVFSICVNNSPALTFAYFITNINNTVSAQNMSPFVAGVNIRINGTLIVNQNTTITNCHFYMGPGAKVIINPGITLVLNDCEFEAGCCYMWDYIFIPDATAKLVVLGSWIEDAGRAVVSDQGGVFDISGTTFNKNNKAIDVFNHPNLPHSGKVVKSVFSCVPGTNPFVLSPGNTMLAPLNGLRSEVGIELNRVFMITLGDGSSISLQNRFNTLDFGIRAYRSGLNTFNNRFTNITQPGPPSQGLCKLGTAICAQGFKNESHLAVIENSTAFNRNLFNNCSFGVVCKDFMDVVIDGNSMSLHLGTVQAGTGIEIFNCPQQSISIINNRFSRFKFGIKSSLTTSGVINISGNFLQNTGNPNKGTAITCMSMDFFALPSGQLNILNNTIDQCQTGINTVSTGYTTIAGNNITFLNALTWPGTYYGIRAQNTAGKIDNNIISKGNPVNAPLQTKLMGISAEISPGIIITNNHLVKMGTGIRCLGAMPLSAIGCNDMLNCYLGIMQEQSDIGQQGVPGQPSDNTWRGIIGINDNTFIPPIVAPNWYYRTNPQSPFTASDFNPLPSLLGSFSTGGPFITSGTYNCSFSGPCPTCKSASLARIVADSIPYNQISIDSKYSSLQMVWRDLMKDSSLMYQNQPSDIILQNFYNSNLNGSLGKQQKVKRHLVNGNFIMAEVENTSVISIYAHENHQKAVNEIYLQTFAIESFEFNPTQDSILNDIASLNPHYAGRAVYDARTMLGINFDDSASFSPNRENWTNQVFESRNVFVYPNPATNSLFLLSGVTDTNTNCLMEIFNSTGMQVMKIPIGDNSITHIDITFLIDGIYFYHLREGPELKFSGKFTVMK